The Herpetosiphonaceae bacterium genome includes a window with the following:
- a CDS encoding class I SAM-dependent methyltransferase yields the protein MLTLDTFRQLLTPTGQAALAAAQSLQPVDATLLRDLATLRSSFTPELASAALETVLLRQRARAKFSRADRMYFTREALEQASGERVARQRALRYRDVDGPIYDVCCSIGGDGLSLAETGLAVVGLDIDPLRLAIAEANAAVYAVAERVTFQLVDVRTWAVPQGAYVFFDPARRSGGRRRWQPEDYEPPLSLIEAWLPRAAGIGVKVAPGIDYDALPYDCEVEVVSVAGDVKEACLWFGALRRSTRSAVLLPEGHTLHAVPTPPIPVVAPLAYVYEPDGAVIRAHLVEQLAQQLSAAKIDESIAFLTTDTLIATPFARAFRVLETMPFNLKRLRARLRDLGVGQVVIKKRGSPIDPQVLEKQLRLQGQRALTIILTHVQGQPSVLLCEPVPSA from the coding sequence ATGCTGACACTCGATACCTTTCGCCAACTGCTCACGCCGACGGGCCAGGCGGCGCTGGCGGCGGCGCAATCGCTTCAGCCCGTGGATGCCACGCTGCTGCGCGATCTGGCTACGCTGCGCAGCTCGTTTACGCCGGAGCTGGCTTCGGCGGCGCTGGAGACGGTGCTGCTGCGTCAGCGGGCGCGGGCCAAATTTAGCCGCGCCGACCGGATGTATTTCACGCGGGAGGCGCTTGAGCAGGCTTCGGGCGAGCGGGTCGCGCGTCAGCGGGCGCTGCGCTATCGCGACGTGGACGGGCCGATCTATGATGTGTGCTGCTCCATCGGCGGGGATGGCCTGAGTCTGGCCGAGACGGGTCTGGCGGTCGTCGGGCTGGACATCGATCCGCTGCGGCTGGCGATTGCGGAGGCGAACGCGGCGGTCTATGCCGTCGCCGAGCGCGTGACGTTTCAGCTCGTCGATGTGCGGACGTGGGCCGTGCCGCAGGGCGCATACGTCTTCTTCGATCCTGCCCGGCGCAGCGGCGGGCGGCGGCGGTGGCAGCCCGAAGATTACGAGCCGCCGCTGTCGCTGATCGAGGCGTGGCTGCCGCGCGCGGCGGGAATCGGCGTCAAAGTCGCGCCGGGGATCGACTACGATGCGCTGCCGTACGACTGTGAGGTCGAGGTGGTATCGGTGGCGGGCGATGTGAAGGAGGCGTGTCTCTGGTTCGGCGCGCTCCGCCGCTCGACGCGCAGCGCAGTGCTGCTGCCTGAAGGCCACACGCTGCACGCCGTGCCCACACCGCCGATCCCGGTCGTCGCGCCGCTGGCCTATGTGTACGAGCCGGACGGCGCGGTGATCCGCGCGCATCTGGTCGAGCAGCTAGCGCAGCAGCTTAGCGCCGCCAAGATCGACGAGTCGATTGCGTTTCTGACGACGGATACGCTGATCGCCACGCCGTTTGCGCGCGCTTTTCGGGTGCTGGAGACGATGCCCTTCAACCTGAAGCGCCTGCGCGCCCGTCTCCGCGATCTCGGAGTCGGCCAGGTGGTGATCAAAAAGCGGGGCTCGCCGATCGATCCGCAGGTGCTGGAAAAACAACTGCGGCTTCAGGGCCAGCGCGCGCTCACGATCATCCTTACCCATGTGCAAGGCCAGCCGAGCGTGCTCTTGTGCGAGCCTGTGCCGAGCGCCTGA